A stretch of the Thermus thermophilus genome encodes the following:
- a CDS encoding tetratricopeptide repeat protein, with amino-acid sequence MKGVLEALHQGDYDTAIDLLTRKALFGRGREAKEAWLLLAEVYALYGEEGLEKAHHALEEAYALGGLEYDPLYRSLLAELLALEGRPEREVLPLFLPSRDPRVRYHQAQALFYLGRLEEALEALEAGLPPHLAWRAEGLKGRILERLGRHGEAALAYEEGARIALGLERYWLLLDAAAMWLEAGEGERALLALKEAEAAVGEEDPEDAATRHYLLARAHLLLGNPGLALEEIRKALALEEESGHKAYGTPLVEGQALLQLGRYEEAMASFREALARADAGERPHVLHEMGVAALDHGAYSEAEEYLRALVREEGYPYLAQAYADLAEALYRQGRYQEAEAAAREAVARGAVAAGELVLGHVAYDLLHLEEALEHYRKAAESAEEGSREWVGAQEMVVDTLAQLGYRFPEEMVRRGQAVLPYLHPADEWHAALTAYVERAQALLREGKRLN; translated from the coding sequence ATGAAGGGGGTCCTCGAGGCCCTGCACCAGGGGGACTACGACACCGCCATTGACCTCCTCACCCGGAAGGCCCTCTTCGGCCGGGGGAGGGAGGCCAAGGAGGCCTGGCTCCTCCTCGCCGAGGTCTACGCCCTCTACGGGGAGGAGGGGCTGGAGAAGGCCCACCACGCCTTGGAGGAGGCCTACGCCCTGGGAGGGTTGGAGTACGACCCCCTCTACCGAAGCCTCCTCGCCGAGCTCCTCGCCCTGGAGGGGCGGCCCGAGCGGGAGGTCCTTCCCCTCTTCCTCCCGAGCCGGGACCCCCGGGTGCGGTACCACCAGGCCCAGGCCCTCTTCTACCTGGGGAGGCTGGAGGAGGCCTTGGAGGCCCTCGAGGCGGGGCTCCCCCCCCACCTGGCCTGGCGGGCCGAGGGGCTTAAGGGGCGGATCCTGGAGCGGCTTGGCCGCCACGGGGAGGCCGCCTTGGCCTACGAGGAGGGGGCGAGGATCGCCTTGGGGCTTGAGCGCTACTGGCTCCTCCTGGACGCCGCCGCCATGTGGCTGGAGGCCGGGGAGGGGGAGCGGGCCCTTCTCGCCCTGAAGGAGGCGGAGGCGGCGGTGGGGGAGGAGGACCCGGAGGACGCCGCCACCCGCCACTACCTCCTCGCCCGGGCCCACCTCCTTTTGGGCAACCCGGGCCTTGCCCTGGAGGAGATCCGCAAGGCCCTGGCCCTGGAGGAGGAGAGCGGCCACAAGGCCTACGGCACCCCCTTGGTGGAGGGGCAGGCCCTCCTCCAGCTCGGGCGCTACGAGGAGGCCATGGCGAGCTTCCGGGAGGCCCTGGCCCGGGCGGACGCCGGGGAGCGCCCCCACGTTCTCCACGAGATGGGGGTGGCGGCCCTGGACCACGGGGCCTACTCCGAGGCCGAGGAGTACCTCCGGGCCCTGGTGCGGGAGGAGGGCTACCCCTACCTGGCCCAGGCCTACGCCGATCTGGCCGAGGCCCTCTACCGCCAGGGGCGCTACCAGGAGGCGGAGGCCGCCGCCCGGGAGGCCGTGGCCCGGGGGGCGGTGGCCGCGGGGGAGCTGGTCCTGGGCCACGTGGCCTACGACCTCCTCCACCTGGAGGAAGCCCTGGAGCACTACCGCAAGGCGGCGGAAAGCGCCGAGGAGGGAAGCCGGGAGTGGGTGGGGGCCCAGGAGATGGTGGTGGACACCCTGGCCCAGCTCGGCTACCGCTTCCCCGAGGAGATGGTGCGCCGGGGCCAGGCGGTGTTGCCCTACCTCCACCCGGCGGACGAGTGGCACGCCGCCCTCACCGCCTACGTGGAGCGCGCCCAGGCCCTCTTG